From the Marinitoga sp. 1197 genome, the window CCGCCCCTGTATTTTAAATTAAATTAAAATGGAAATTCAATATCAACTGTAAAGTTGTTTAAATCATTTTCATTATCTGGAACAACCAATAATCCTGTTTTAATTGCATAATTTAAGTACTCAACTTCAGCCAAAATTCTTGAAGGAACCATACCTTTTGTATATTTCATTGGTGATAAACTTACACCATCTTCTTGAGCACCTAATACCTGAACTCCACCTTTAAATCTGTTTCTGTAAGCATCTCTTACACCATAATATGATGCATTGTCAACTCTTTTTAATGCACTTGCTAAAACATAACCTGGTGCCATATAATCCTGATCTGAGTCAACACCAATTGCAAAGAATCCTTCGCCCGTTTCATAATATTTGTCAACAACTGCTGATAAATTTGCATTAGCATCGATACCATATACCTTTAATGATTTTTCTTTTGCAGCATCTATAACACCGTTACCACAAGCTCCTGCTGCAGCAAATATTATATCTGCTCCTTCAGCAAATTGAGCTAATGCCATTGATTTACCTTTTGCAGCATCTGTAAATGATTCTGTGTATCCAACAACAATTTCTACATTTTCTCCATAAATATCGTTGTAAGCTTTAACACCAGCAACATAACCATATCTAAATCTTTCTACTGGAGGAATAGCAATACCACCTATGAAACCAACTTTTCCTGTCTTTGTCATAGCTGCTGCTAAATAACCAACAAAAAATGCTGATTCCTGTTCTTTAAATAAATATAATTGAACATTTTTAGGAACATTTCCACCTTCTGGTGGAGCAATGTCTATACCTATGAATTTTACGCTTGGATATTGTGGTGCAACATCAAATAATGCATTACTCATCATAAAACCAACAGCAATAACAACATCTGCTTCTTTAGCAGCATTTGATAAGTTGTCAACATAGTCACTTTGCTCTTTTGATTGAATAACCTGCGCATCTATACCATATTTATCTCTAGCTCTTAATACACCTGCCCATGCACCATCATTAAATGATTTGTCTCCTAAACCCCCTACGTCTGTAACCATAATAACTTTGAAAGCAAAAGATGAAACTACCAATGCCATTAATAAAACTAAAAGTACAGCTTTCTTCATAACCTTACCTCCCTTTATAGAATTTAATAATTTGTAATCCGCTTAAAGCGGTAAAAATTAACATCAAAATGCCAAACATAATATTAACACTGAATGATTGAGCATTTAATACAGGATATTTAAATTCAGATAGAACATGAATAGTTTCTGGTTTTATAAATGATACTATAGATGCGATAAACATTATAATTATACCAAATATTTTGAATCTTATTTTGTCGTTCAAAAAGAAATATAAAAATCCTAAAATCAATAACAATAACACTTTTGTACCCCAATCAGTAATAATTGGTTTAAGATTTATGCTGGTATTTGTTTTTTCTGAAAAAACAGACAATAATTTTGGTTTGTAATTAACTAAAACGCTTGATTTTATCAATTTCTTTTCCAAAGTGTCTTTGAATAATTCTTTAAATTCTTCATCAGAATATTTAAGAATATTCGTAACGTTTTTATTATACTCTAATAAACCATTTTCTATATTTTTATATCTCTTTTCGGAATTTTTTTCAAATTCATCAAGTATCTTTTTGAATTCAGTTGCTAATTTTGTATAAGTTTCAAAATTATCAATATGTAGTCCTTGAAGCAATAAATCTACTTTAGCTTTACCATCTTCGTAATTTAAATAATCTAAAATCTTACTTTTTCCAGAATCGATTAAAAATTTCTTTAATGCTGAATTATATATGTATCTTATTGATGAATATTCTGCAGATAATTGAGAACCTATATACGCTACATCTTTATTTACAAATGTGTATGGGTATACTAAAATATCATTTAATAGCGTTTTTTGCATTATAGAACTATGAAAATCTGGATTATTTTCCATTCTAATTTCTTCAACATTTTTGAACAGTGGCATATTCATTAGCAATAAAATTACAACGATTAAAGAAACATTTATTATTCTTTTTAATAATGGAACGTTTCTTCCAAAAGCTTTAAAAAACATTGTAACTAATATTAATGAGAAACCTAAAAGCAAGAAAGTTCCATATAAAAACGAAGTAATTATATCTTTTGAAAAATCAAAATAATTTAAAATATATATACTTTCACTAAGAGTTATTCCAAAAAACAACCATTGATATAGATTGTTCTTTTTTAACAAAAATACAATTATAATCAAAAGCAAATATACAACAAATCTGATCCACTCTCTACTTTTTTTCACTTCAGCATTATTTAAAAATATATTTATAATTTCAGAAGTATCTTTTTTTATTTTTTCAGGCACAAAGGATAAAACTTTGGATGCCAAATCATCTATCTCTATTTCGAGATCTTCACCAGTTATTTTCAGTTTTGAAATTTCTTTTATTCCATCTTCGAGAGTCTTTTTATTTTCAGAAATAATATTGTCGAATAAAGTATCGGGATTGCCTTCATAAATATAATATTCTGGAGATTCTAATTTTGCACGTCTATTTTTCATCTTTATTTTTAATAAAGTCTTATTAGGAGAATCTTTAACCAAACCGAGTGAATATGCAATGGCATTTTTTATATATAAAAAACCTGTATCCTGTAAATAAGTGGAATACTTTTCTAACGCCAAATAAAACGCTGGTAATGATCTAATTGTTTCTTCTTTCAAGTTTTTTCCGGCCAAATCACTCTGTACATAAGCAAGGAACCCGGCAAATGCAATTTCTTTTTCTAAAGATTCAAACTTATGTTCTTCTGCTATAGATGATAAATGTTTTGGAATATACGATGGTCTATCCGTATATTCGGCACTCCCTACCATCTGCGACTTATAAAATTTATACAATCCCATGTTTTTCAATTCTTCAAAAAACCATTGAAAATCATTAGAGTGGCTATTATATTTCTCAATATAAGTTACATAATTCTCTTTTATATTAGCCATGTTAAGTGGATTAAGAGAAAACATACTTATACTAAGTATAGCAAAAATAATTAATAAAAAAACCTTTTTCACAAAAGCACCTCCTATAAAAATTTCGACTGCTAATAAATATTATATCATAAACTGGTGAAAAATGCATCTGGATATTATCATATTTTTTTTTAAATTTCAAGTCAGATAAATAACAGTTTTAATTAAATATAATGCATTAATTTTATCTGAGAATATTTCTTCAAAGTTTAAAGCAATTA encodes:
- a CDS encoding BMP family lipoprotein, which gives rise to MKKAVLLVLLMALVVSSFAFKVIMVTDVGGLGDKSFNDGAWAGVLRARDKYGIDAQVIQSKEQSDYVDNLSNAAKEADVVIAVGFMMSNALFDVAPQYPSVKFIGIDIAPPEGGNVPKNVQLYLFKEQESAFFVGYLAAAMTKTGKVGFIGGIAIPPVERFRYGYVAGVKAYNDIYGENVEIVVGYTESFTDAAKGKSMALAQFAEGADIIFAAAGACGNGVIDAAKEKSLKVYGIDANANLSAVVDKYYETGEGFFAIGVDSDQDYMAPGYVLASALKRVDNASYYGVRDAYRNRFKGGVQVLGAQEDGVSLSPMKYTKGMVPSRILAEVEYLNYAIKTGLLVVPDNENDLNNFTVDIEFPF